CCTTCTTAAGAGCCTCATTGACAGCAGCGAGGACCAGGTCCTGCAACATTTCCACGTCTTCCGGGTCTACCGCCTCAGGCTTGATTTCTATTGCTGTAATTTCATTTTTACCGTTGGCCGTCACCCTGACCACGCCCCCGCCGGCTGTGCTCTCCACCGTGCGGTTGGCCAGTTCTTCCTGCAGCCTCATCATATCCTGCTGCATCTTCTGGACCTGCTTCATCATCTTGTTCATATTGCCACCCATTATTCAATCGTCCCCCTTTTATTTTCGTTTTAAAAGAGCTTGTCTGAACCTTCTTCGAGCTCTATTTCCTCTCCGCCAAACTGCTTTTTGACGTCTACTATGGCTGGTTTGGGCGCCTGCCTTGGCTCAGGTATACTTATCTTGCCCTGATAGTGTTTAAACACCAGCTGCCATTCTCCCTTGAAAAACCTGGAAAGGAGCCCGGCCAGATAATTTTTGTTGTCTGGAAGCTCTGCAATCTCTCTGCCCAATTCATCCCCCTCGGGGAAACCGACCACCAACCCCCGTCCCTTAACGGCAAGGGGAACGGCCTTCAAGTAATTGTGGTAAAGCGGCAGGCGCTCCTTCCGGACTACCTCTAAAATTTCCGGCCATAACTTCTTGACCTCTTCCAGGCCGACAAGTCCGCCTGCTTCGGGTTCCGGTTGTGTTGGCATATTCTGAACCGCTTCCTGTGAAGAAGGCGCAGGCTGATACGCAACCTTCGCCGGGACCGAACCCGGCCTTCCCTTCCGTTCTGCATGCAGGGGTGTACTGGATACACCGGCGTCCTTCTCCAAACCGGACGGATCCCGTTTTTTCAGTCCTGGTTCCATGGCTTTGCTGTTTGGCGCAGGTTCCCGGACCGGCCGCTCTCCATAAACAACCCCGTCCGCACCCAGCTTGCTTAGCTTCTCTTCCAAAGCGTTGAGTCTTGCGGTAAGAGAAGCCAAATCTTCCCCGCCGGCTTGCCGGCAGGCCTTGATCAGCGCCAGTTCCAGGGCAATACCGGGCAGGGTGCTCCACTTCATTTCCTGTTCTGCGGCAGCCATGATTTCAACTGACTTTACCAGTCTTTCTTCATTGAACTGCGCCATACAGGCTCTGAGCCCTGTGGTATCCCAGGCCTCTTGCGCATTTGAACCCGGCGCTATTTTTTCTAATAGAAGAGCTCTCAAGTAGGCCGCCATTTCCCTGGCAAAAAGGCGCAAGTCCTTCCCCTCGGCTGTTAGCTGGCCAGCCAGGCGGAGCGCCGCGCCCGCTTCACCGGCAGCCAGGTAACCCGCCATCTTGTTTAGGGCATCCACCCGCACGGTCCCCAGGAGGTTGTGAACGTCCTCTGCTGTTATGGTCAATGACCCGAAAGCCGCGGCCTGGTCCAGCAGACTGAGGGCATCCCGCAGCCCGCCCTCGGCGGCCCTGGCAATGAGGCGAAGCGCCTCATCCTCCACCTCCAGTTGTGCGCCGGCAGCTACTTCCTTAAGCCTCCCGATTATGCCGGCGGGAGTGATCCGTTTAAAATCAAAGCGCTGGCAGCGGGACAAAATAGTCAGCGGTATTTTATGCGGCTCGGTTGTGGCCAGGATCAGCACCGCATGACGGGGAGGCTCCTCCAGCGTCTTTAAGAGCGCGTTGAAGGCCTCGTTGGTGAGCATATGCACTTCATCAATGATGTAAACTCTGAAACGTCCGGTGCTTGGGGTGAACTGAACCTTCTCACGCAAGTCCCGGATTTCGTCGATACCCCGGTTGGAAGCCGCATCTATTTCAATAACGTCAACGGAAAACCCCTCCGTGACAGCAATGCAGTTGTCACAGCGATTGCAGGGCTCGGGACCCACCGGCTGCAGGCAGTTCAAGGCCTTGGCCAGCACCTTGGCGGTGGTCGTTTTACCGGTGCCCCTGGCGCCGCAAAAAAGATAGGCGTGTCCCACCCGCCCGGCCTCCACCGCGTTCTTAAGCGTACGGGTTATGTGATCCTGACCGATTATCGCGCCGAAGGCCTGGGGCCTCCATTCCCGGTACAATGCCCGATATGCCATCATCAAATTCCTTTCCAGTCCATCCACCCTGAGAATAATGTTCTGGGCTGTCTTTAAATGTGAGTGCGGATTAACATGAACATAGTTTTGCATTCAATATAAATTTGAGTGTATCGCAATGGTAAAGGTCATTGTTAACTGGTTCTCGAAAAGCCTCATGCGTAGTGGGCTTGGGGTTATCCTCCGCTCTCTTCGCAATTCTACATTTGTAAAACAAGAGCGTATGCCGACCGCATCGACAGACAGCCATCCGGTAGCTACGCGCTATTTAAGCTTTGACTTTTAAGCTACGCACGCGCTAAGGAACGCACCCAGGTGCAGGCTTATACTGCATTTCTTACCGGTCAGTCGTAGGGCGTAGGCTTATACTGACTTGTATCTGGGTCAGGCGTAGGGTGTAAGGTTATTAAAAAAGGTAGGGGGATGAGCCCCTGCTATTATTTTTTACGCCTTACGCCTTACGCCTTACGACCTACGGCTATTTTTTACCCCAAGCCCGCAAGTCAAGCCTTTTCGAGCGATATTCTTGAGACAGGTGAGGCAAATGTCGAGACAGATGCCTCCCATTGTATTTATTCTGCCTATATACTTCGTCGCTCAAACCCATTTCCCTGTTCGGTAATAATTATGTTTAAGCCCGGCCAAGCTAAACCAGGAGGTGTTTAAGGTTAGTGAGCCCGCACTTCAAAACGAGGCTCCCAAATACTACGGCCACGGCGCCGTTTACGTGAACAACAAAAAACACCGGGAAGAAGAACAGGAAGAAAATTTAGGGTATTAAAAAACCGCCTGCCAAGTTGGAGGCGGTTAATAAATGAAGGCCATGCACCTGCCTTCGAATATTAGCTTCCGGGCGGTACACCCGCAGGTGGCTCGGACCAGGCACTCTCGCGGCACCCGGGGTATTTCCCTTAGTGCTGCTTCCGTCAGGACCTGACACGGTTCAAGAAGCCCCGTCGCACGAGACCCAATCTTCAACGCTCCTTACGGCTGCCGGACCCCACAAGCTAAACCCTGGGGCGGGAATTCAACCCCGCTGCAGCGGATTGCGGGTACAGGGCACCGCTACCTCCCCGTCTAGCACGGCCAACTCTGTAAAGTTTGGGGACAGGCCTGCCGTTTTGTAAGCAAACAGCAGCTGTACTAAGAAGGTAAATTTATGGCGGAGAGAGTGAGATTCGAACTCACGAGACAGTTACCCGTCCACACGCTCTCCAGGCGTGCGCCTTCATCCACTCGGCCATCTCTCCGTGCACTACGTCTGATGCCGGGCCAAGCCCGAAAAGCTAGCCGCGCTTGCGCCCAATGTATTCATCTAAACCGCAAGCAACACTGCGGCGTAGATTATTATACATGTAAATGCGATTAAATGCAAGCGTTTTGGGACATGAGACGTGGGACGTGGGTATATCTGTATTTCTTTGGGGTCCGAATGAATCAACCATTATTTTTCAATCGCAAGCCGCAAAAAATTAGCGCCTACATTTTCCCTCTCCTGAAAATGCAGGTGTAAATTCATTCGCACAAAAGTTGCATTAGATGCCCAAGTGCGGCGCTGACGCGCCGTGTGCGATTGAAATGGCGCCTACATCGGCTGGTATTTTCATGATACGTGGCGCCGCGATAGCGGCGTGAGCAACTACCCTGAAAACATGCACAAAGCGCTTCCCATATGTAAGGTACAAATTCGCGCGACCCAATAGAAAAGTACTATGAAAATGACTAAGTAGAAGTCCATTAAGACTGCTTGGCAGATTGTCTATTCTATTCAGGCAAAGGCTGCTGCCGGTCATACTGCAGGATATCATTGATTCGTTTCATGGCGGGTGGGTGGCTGTAGCTGAACCACTCCACAAATGGCGCCGGGGCCACGTCTGAAAGGTTCCTGCCAGCCAGGTCCACCTGCAGGTGTACTGCTCCGGCCGGGTCGCCGGTCAGTTCCACCGCCATGCGGTCGGCCTCTTTTTCCATTCCCCTTGAAAAATAATTCTGGAGGGGATTGCCGGCAAAACCAACCAGCAAAAAGAACAACAGTATTACCGCCCAGGTGTGCGGCGGATAACGCAAGTACGGCGGCAGGGTCGCTCTCAGTGTCAAAAAGAGGACACCCCAGAGTACGATATTGCCGAGAATACCCCAGGTTAAACCTCGCGTTATATGACCCAGCCGCCAGTGCGCCATCTCGTGGGCCACCACCGCCTTCACCTCATCAGGCGGATAATCAGCCAGCAGGGTATCGTAAAGTACAATACGCCTGGTTTGCCCCACCCCGGCAAAATAGGCGTTGGCACGGATGGTGCGCCGGCTGGCGTCCATAATCAGCACTTGGTCCACCGGCAGCCGGGCTTTTTGCGACAGTTCCTGGACCATGGTTACCAGCTCCGGGTCCCCGGCCGGGACAAAACGGTTGAAAAGCGGCGATACCACCACCGGCCAGATCAAGGATTGAACTATCAACCAGGCTGAGACAAACGCAGCTCCGGCGACCCACCAAGTCCCCGGCCACCTTCCCATTGCCAGAAACAGCAAGACCACTCCCACTGCGGAAAGAGCCAGGTCCAGCCCCGCTCCCTTCAAGTAATCGAACCACCAGGAGCCAAGGCTCTGGGTGGAAAATCCCCAGTGCTGCTGCCAAAAATAACTGCTGGAAAGAGTAAATGGCAGGTCTAACAGGCGCAACAGCAGCCATAACACCACAAAGAACAGCAAAACGCCCCCCCAGTAACTTCCACCGGCAACCTGTTGAGCCCACCGGGACAGTGAGACAGCCCGGCCGCCAAAGACCAGCCAGATCAGAAAGACCGCCTGTACCAGGAAGCTGCCGGCAGACAACAGGTTTGGTATCCTGTTGTACTGGCGGCCGCGGGCTACCTGATCCGGGCTGAAGTACTGCAAAACCTCCGGATTTATGCGTCCGGGGAAGAGGGAGAACCAGAGGTATAAGAGGCTGAAGACCCCAGCCAGTAATATCAGTATAAGCCAGATATGATTAAATCGAGGCAGACTTCCACACCCCCAATTGGGTCGTAAGGTCGTAAGGCGCAAAAAAATATCTCATGACATTGTTCAAAAAACATGGCTACTCAAAAAAATACCCACAGGGAATGAATTATATCCATACGGCGTACGACCTACGACTATATATGTCTACACCTTATACTTTAGACCATATTTACCTGGGTCCTGCAACTTGAGCTGCCTGTGCCCAACGACTTGCAGCTTACAGCCGCTATGTACTATTAACTTTCACCGCCTTACTTATGATTATCCCATATTAAATTTAAAAGGAGAAGGCTCAGGCCTTCTCCCTTAGTAAAGCAACCATCCTTACAGCTTACTGTTCCCGCTTCCCAGTCTGAATACCGATCTTTTGAAGACGCTCTTCAAACCTGACTCATCAACGGAACGACTGTGATAGGTTACGCTCTAAATCCTCCTTGGCGCTTAAATACACAAATAACCTTTCTTTGGAATCCCTAAAAGCACTGATTTGAGACTGAAAAAACACTACCCTATAGACTGGTCTACTTCTTGCAACAAACACTCGAAAATACTCCGACGTCTTGCAATACAGTGCAACCTGAGTCACTGTAAGGATGGTGCTTAAATAAAGAATAGCATAAAAATCAGTTTTCTTCAAGGCTACTTACGAAAATTATCCTGCTGAATATATAAAAAAATTTTTGACATTGCCATCCCCATATCGACACTTCTCATATTTTTTCTCCACTACCATGTTAAAAATACGACAACAAGAGCGTTGCAAAGGGCCCCGCACATTGAAAATACCTGTTTTTTAGGCCTTGGAAATAGCCAAAGAAAATTCCCGGGGGATGACAGATCCCGACATGCTTCACTTTACCTTGGTAGTATACTAGATTCATGACGAAAGTCCAAGCCCCTCAATTCCCTCCTTCCACACGGATAGGATGGAGCCAAAGACATATTTGACCTTAGGTCAAAATCGTATAACACCTCATTAGAACACAAACAATGAAATAAGTCACTTAATTATCATCTAAGGAGGTAGACCCAGTTATGGCCCGTGTTTTGATAATGGAGGATGAACCTAATATTGCTTTTGTACTTAAGATTGCCATGAGCGAAGAGGGACATGAGGTCAGAACCTGCCAGGACGGCTTGTGCGGATTACAGCAACTGGAAAAAGGCCCCCTCCCCGACATCGTGCTTGTTGATCTCTGCATGCCCCGGGTAAGCGGCCGCGCTGTGGTGGAGACCATGCATAAAAATCAAAAGTTTCAAGAAATCCCGGTGGTAATTATGTCCGGCTCTATTCCTGATTCAAGAAACTTCCCACCTGCCAACAGCTACCGTACGTTAATCACCAAGCCCTTCGACCTGTTTAAGGTGGTGGAAATCGTTAATGAACTGACCACTTCACAATGCCTGGCCGTTAGTTGAGCAGGACGCAATAAGCAGGCTGTCTGCAGTAATTTCTTAATCAGCGGTTACGGTTAGGCCCATATTTTCCAGACCTTCCACCAACTGCCGGCCGACAGACGTGGCCAGCCTTAATTTAATTTTAGCCTGCTTATTTTCTTTGACGTGATATATGGTTTCTTTGACCCGCACCCCGGCGCTGCTGAGCAGTTGGTGCACATCTGCCAGCAGGCCCGGCCGGTCCATGGTCTCTATAATCAGGATGGTACCCGTCAGGTCGTATTCCCGGCACTTGACCATGGCGTCAAAGATATTGGTAATAGAGATAATGCCCGCCAAACGGTCCCCATCCAACACCGGAACGCTCCCAAGTTTGTGCTCCCTTAAGTACACGGCGGCTTCCTCAATAGTCGTGTCCGGCGTCAAAGCAAGGGGAAACCCGGACATAATCTCTGATACCTTTAATTTTTCAAGAAAATACCTGGTTTCAAAAACATTAAGCGAACTGACCGGTGACGGAGAAACTTTTAGAATTTGCTTTTCTGTCACCATGCCAACCAGCTTGTCCCCGGAGACAACAGGCAACTGTCTAATTTTTTTTGTTTCCATAATCTCCAGCGCTTCGGCAACAGAGCTGTCCATGCCGATTGTAATAGGCGCCGCCAACATATAATCACGTACAAACAAAGTCTAACCCCCAAACTACAAAAAAATCTTTTTAATCAATGCTCTTTTTTCTATATGTGTTTTAAAAATACTCTATGGTGACTTTTTTACCAATACTCAACAGCATTTCGGCCACATCTCTGACCGTCTGGTTTTTCATAACACAGGACAGAGGAAAGCCTGGATAATGCATGGCCTGGTTTACTGCCAGTCCGACAATGAAATGCACTTCATCAGCCTGCAAAAATTCGGAGACCAGCTGACTGGCGCCGTCCAGGGCCTGATTTACATCTCTTAACTTGACCCCTTTCTTTAAAAATTGCAACGCACAATAAAGTGTGATGGCGCCCTCGGTAACCAGATCTATCCCTTGCATGAAACCGGTGGGAGGCACTTCTTCCGAGCTGCCGGCCAGGTTGACCTCCACTTTTTTACCCGTTATACGGCTGACTATCTTACTGGTGGTCCCGCCGCATACCACCTTTTTACCACCTGCTGCCAGAAGCTTCGCAATCGCTTTGCGATCATCGGCAGGATTGCGCGGAGGACCGACAAGCGCTGTAACAGTGCGCAATTTTCTATACTTGACAGCCACCACGCTTACGTCGTCACCCGGTTTGCCCCCATAGAGCTCATTGCACTTTTTTATAACCTCAAGGGCCAAATCAGCCGCGTCATAACCCTTCGCGGCCAGGTCCTTAATGTGCTTGCCGACCTCCAGTTCGCCCCAACCGAGGTTCAACACCCCCCCCAGGCCGGCGTGGAGCACGCCGTCGCTGATCAGGACCAGCCAGTTGCCTTCCTCCAGCTTAAAGCGGGCTTCAGCTATTTCTTTATCACCTATCCTGCGCCGGTCTCTGTTAAGGTAGTAAAGAGAACCTTTCTTTCCCAAGTAAGCGTGCGGGTTGTCAAACTCAGCCAGGTAAGCCTGCCCGTTATTGTCGATCTGCAGGATTGAAAAGGTGCTATAGGCCAGTTTCCTGACCTTGCACATCGGCAGGGTTACAGCAATTGTTTCCAAAACCTCATCTACACTGCACCCCATCTTCAGCATCGTGGCAGCAGTTTTTGCCGTAATCCTGGAAAGAATATTGGCTTTCACACCGCTTCCCAGGCCGTCGGCAAGTACAATAACCGTTACATCATCCGAGCGGAGTGTCTCAACGGAATCCCCGCAGAGCTCCTCCCCTTTTTTATTCAACTGGGAGTACCCTATATCCAGATAGAAGGACACTTGTTACTCCTTCCTTTCCTTTTCCTCAACGCCGTCTTCTTTCATGAGGTTAATTAACTGATTGAGTTGGACCTTGGTCTCGGCTGTGGTTTCACCTAAAAGACCGGCGATAACCTGGGCCACGGTCATTTGTTTTTTGATTACCTCCCGTGCCCTTTGGATCGTTTGGGTTTTTACCAACTGCAGTTCTTTCTGTTTCCTCAATTCAGCTGTAATATCTGTAAATATGCCTACGGCCCTGTTGCCCAGCGGGAAAATGATCTGCCTGGTAACCATTTTGTTGCTTAAATAGCAAATTGAAGATTTTACTA
This region of Pelotomaculum schinkii genomic DNA includes:
- a CDS encoding M48 family metallopeptidase: MILLAGVFSLLYLWFSLFPGRINPEVLQYFSPDQVARGRQYNRIPNLLSAGSFLVQAVFLIWLVFGGRAVSLSRWAQQVAGGSYWGGVLLFFVVLWLLLRLLDLPFTLSSSYFWQQHWGFSTQSLGSWWFDYLKGAGLDLALSAVGVVLLFLAMGRWPGTWWVAGAAFVSAWLIVQSLIWPVVVSPLFNRFVPAGDPELVTMVQELSQKARLPVDQVLIMDASRRTIRANAYFAGVGQTRRIVLYDTLLADYPPDEVKAVVAHEMAHWRLGHITRGLTWGILGNIVLWGVLFLTLRATLPPYLRYPPHTWAVILLFFLLVGFAGNPLQNYFSRGMEKEADRMAVELTGDPAGAVHLQVDLAGRNLSDVAPAPFVEWFSYSHPPAMKRINDILQYDRQQPLPE
- a CDS encoding YbaB/EbfC family nucleoid-associated protein; the encoded protein is MMGGNMNKMMKQVQKMQQDMMRLQEELANRTVESTAGGGVVRVTANGKNEITAIEIKPEAVDPEDVEMLQDLVLAAVNEALKKAQDMASQEMGRLTGGLKIPGL
- a CDS encoding SpoIIE family protein phosphatase, yielding MSFYLDIGYSQLNKKGEELCGDSVETLRSDDVTVIVLADGLGSGVKANILSRITAKTAATMLKMGCSVDEVLETIAVTLPMCKVRKLAYSTFSILQIDNNGQAYLAEFDNPHAYLGKKGSLYYLNRDRRRIGDKEIAEARFKLEEGNWLVLISDGVLHAGLGGVLNLGWGELEVGKHIKDLAAKGYDAADLALEVIKKCNELYGGKPGDDVSVVAVKYRKLRTVTALVGPPRNPADDRKAIAKLLAAGGKKVVCGGTTSKIVSRITGKKVEVNLAGSSEEVPPTGFMQGIDLVTEGAITLYCALQFLKKGVKLRDVNQALDGASQLVSEFLQADEVHFIVGLAVNQAMHYPGFPLSCVMKNQTVRDVAEMLLSIGKKVTIEYF
- the dnaX gene encoding DNA polymerase III subunit gamma/tau, with the translated sequence MMAYRALYREWRPQAFGAIIGQDHITRTLKNAVEAGRVGHAYLFCGARGTGKTTTAKVLAKALNCLQPVGPEPCNRCDNCIAVTEGFSVDVIEIDAASNRGIDEIRDLREKVQFTPSTGRFRVYIIDEVHMLTNEAFNALLKTLEEPPRHAVLILATTEPHKIPLTILSRCQRFDFKRITPAGIIGRLKEVAAGAQLEVEDEALRLIARAAEGGLRDALSLLDQAAAFGSLTITAEDVHNLLGTVRVDALNKMAGYLAAGEAGAALRLAGQLTAEGKDLRLFAREMAAYLRALLLEKIAPGSNAQEAWDTTGLRACMAQFNEERLVKSVEIMAAAEQEMKWSTLPGIALELALIKACRQAGGEDLASLTARLNALEEKLSKLGADGVVYGERPVREPAPNSKAMEPGLKKRDPSGLEKDAGVSSTPLHAERKGRPGSVPAKVAYQPAPSSQEAVQNMPTQPEPEAGGLVGLEEVKKLWPEILEVVRKERLPLYHNYLKAVPLAVKGRGLVVGFPEGDELGREIAELPDNKNYLAGLLSRFFKGEWQLVFKHYQGKISIPEPRQAPKPAIVDVKKQFGGEEIELEEGSDKLF
- a CDS encoding CBS domain-containing protein; amino-acid sequence: MFVRDYMLAAPITIGMDSSVAEALEIMETKKIRQLPVVSGDKLVGMVTEKQILKVSPSPVSSLNVFETRYFLEKLKVSEIMSGFPLALTPDTTIEEAAVYLREHKLGSVPVLDGDRLAGIISITNIFDAMVKCREYDLTGTILIIETMDRPGLLADVHQLLSSAGVRVKETIYHVKENKQAKIKLRLATSVGRQLVEGLENMGLTVTAD
- a CDS encoding response regulator, translated to MARVLIMEDEPNIAFVLKIAMSEEGHEVRTCQDGLCGLQQLEKGPLPDIVLVDLCMPRVSGRAVVETMHKNQKFQEIPVVIMSGSIPDSRNFPPANSYRTLITKPFDLFKVVEIVNELTTSQCLAVS